The Pseudomonas leptonychotis genomic sequence CCTTGCTCCAGCGCGCCGTAGAAACCATTACCTAAGGTGCCGACGATGCCGCAGCGCTCGCCCAGCAGATCAAGGGCTTGAGCTAACAGCTGACTGACACTGGTTTTGCCGTTGGTGCCGGTAATCCCGACCAGATGCATGCCGCGGCTAGGTTCGCCATAGAAGCGCCCGGCAATCGCCGAAAGCTGGCTCGCCAACCCTTTGATCGCCACCAGTTCGCTACTACTGGCGGTCATCTCGGCCGCGCCTTCGGCTTCAAACGCGACGGCCGCCGCGCCCCGCGCAACGGCATCCGCGATATGTACACGGCCATCTTGCTGAGTACCGGGTACGGCGAGAAACAGGTCGCCCGGACGCACCTTGCGACTGTCCAGGGTCAATTCACGAATCAACGTTGAGCTGGCGGCTTCAGGCAACAATTGACTGAGGGGCATAGGCATCAGATACGCCCTCCTTTAAGGGGATCAACGGCTGCGGTTTCAACCTTGACCGGCTCAGGTGGCGGCAAATTATCCGGGGCAACGTTCATCAAACGCAGCGCACCGGCCATGACCTTGCCAAACACCGGGGCAGATACCAGGCCGCCGTAATAGCCGCCTTGGCTGGGTTCATCAATAACAATGGCAACGGCGATACGCGGATCACTGACCGGACCAAAACCCGCAAACAGCGAGCGATAGGCATTGTCTTTGTAGCCACGGCTGCTTACAGAGGCCTTACGCGCCGTACCGCTCTTGCCTGCTACGTGATAACCCGGAACCTTGGCGCGATACACCCCACCCGGGGCTTCAATGACCTGCTGCAACATCCCTTGAATGACCGTTGCGATCGCCTCGGGAATGACCTGAACGGAATCCGGCTTACGGTCAACGCGCGCCAGTGACAGGTGCGTACTGCGGCCATTGTTAGCCAGTACTGAGTAGGCATGGGCAAGCTGTACAGCGGTGACTGACAAGCCATAGCCATAAGACAAGGTGGCCGTCTCGGCTTTGCGCCACTCACGGTAGTTCGGCAGGTTACCGACGCGCTCACCCGGGAAGCCCAGCCCAGTGTCCTGACCCAGACCGACCTGCTGCATAACCTCAAAAATTGACTGCCCACCGATATCAAAAGCGATCTTGCTCATGCCGACGTTGCTCGACTTGATCAAAATATCGGTGAGCGTGAGCGGACCAGTGCTGCGCGATACGTCGCGGATGGTGTATTTGCCGATTTTCAGGGTACCTGGGTAGACATCAACCGTATCCGTAGCCTTCCACCGCCCACTTTCCAGCGCAGCGCTCATGGAAAACGGCTTCATAGTCGAGCCAGGCTCGAACACATCGATCATTGCCCGGTTACGCATCGCCGCGGGCTGCAAGCTACGACGATTATTCGGGTTGTAGGTCGGCTGATTGACCATCGCCAGCACTTCACCCGTGCGCACATCAACCATGACCAGACTGCCGGCCTTGGCTCCGAACTCAATCAGCGCATTACGCAACTCGCGATGCGCCAGGTATTGCAGGCGCAGATCAATCGACAAGGCCAAGGTCTTACCGGCCTTGGCATTCTGTGCAACCTGCACATCCTTGATCAGCCGCCCGCGCCGGTCCTTGAGCACCTGACGCTTGCCGGGCACCCCAGCCAGCCAGTCTTCAAAAGCAAGCTCCATCCCCTCGCGACCGCGATCATCGATATCGGTGAAACCCACTACGTGGGCTGCCACCTCACCGGCCGGATAGAAACGACGAAATTCTTCGATGCCATACACACCTGGCACTTTCAAATCGAGAATGCGCTGACCCTGCTCAGGCGTCAGCCCACGCACCAAATACATAAACTCGCGCTCGGCATTGGCCTGCAAGCGCACGTTGAAGGCTTTTGGTTCCTGCCCCAGCGCCGCGGCCAACTCAGCCCACTGGGCTTTGCCACTCTGCAGCTCTTTGCCGTTGGCCCACAAAGTGGTCACCGGCGTGCTGACAGCCAACGGCTCGCCGTTGCGGTCGGTGATCAAGCCGCGATGCGCCGGAATCGGGATGTGCCGCACGCTACGAGCGTCGCCATGGGCCTGCAGAAAGCGCTGATCAAACACTTGCAGGTCAACGATACGCCAGGCAATCGCGCCGACCATCAGCACCAATACCAACAGCACCAGACGAAAGCGCCAGGGGTAGAGTGCGCCCTCGAGCCCGATCATGGCGCCACCATGCGGACTTCGGCGGCATCGGGGATGCGCATACCCAGCCGCTCGGTAGCCAGCGTCTCGATGCGGTTATGCGCCGTCCAAGTGCTCTGCTCAAGAATCAGCCGCCCCCACTCAGCTTGCGCCTTGTCGCGCACGCTCAGTTCGGCATACAGCTCATTGAGCAGCTGACGATTCCAATGCGCGCTGTAGGAAACACCGATTGCAGACGCCAACACAGCCACAAACAGCAGCAGCATCAGCATGCTGCCACCCGGCAATGGCTTGGCGAAGAGCGCGCTCATCGAAGCTTCTCGGCAATGCGCATCACCGCACTGCGCGACCGCGGATTGGCCGCAAGCTCAGCCTCAGAGGCGAACACGGGCTTACCCATCAACTTCAAGCGCGGCTCAAAGGCCTGCGGAATAATCGGCAGATCACGCGGCAGCGTGTCCCTTTCACCCTTGGCATGCTTGCGCATAAAGAGTTTGACGATACGGTCTTCCAGCGAATGGAAGCTGATTACCACCAGACGACCACCCACCTCTAGGCTTTCCAAGGCGGCGTCGAGCCCGCTCTCCAGATCACCTAATTCGTTATTGATATAAATGCGCAGCCCTTGAAAGGCGCGCGTTGCCGGATTCTTACCTTTTTCCCAGGCCGGATTGGCCACGGTCAGCACCTGAGCCAGGTCGGCGGTGCGGGTAAACGGCTGCTCAGCACGACGCAGCACGACAGCCCGCGCCATACGCTTAGCGAAACGCTCTTCACCGTACTCTTTGAGCACGCGGGCAATTTCTTCTTCCGCTGCATGGGCGATAAATTCAGCGGCGCTGACACCCGCATCCGGGTTCATGCGCATATCCAGCGGGCCATCGTGCATAAAGCTGAAGCCGCGCTCAGCATCATCCAGCTGCGGCGAAGACACGCCGAGATCGAGCAGAATGCCGCTGACTTTGCCGCCCAGATCACGCTGCGCCAGCTCATCACCCAGCTCAGCAAAGCTGCGTTGTACAACGACAAAGCGGCCGTCTTCGGCCGCTAGCGCATTTCCCGTCGCAATTGCCAGGGGATCTTTATCGAACCCTAGCAAGCGGCCGTCTGGCCCAAGCTTTTCCAGGATCAACCGACTATGCCCCCCGCGCCCGAAGGTGCCATCCAAATAACAACCATCGGCGCGCACAGCCAGCCCTTCGACAGCCTCGTCGAGTAGCACAGTAATATGGCGGAAGTTGCTGGTTATGGTCACAGGATCAGATCACGTAGGTCGTCGGATAGAGCGCCCGGTTGCTTGATCGCGGCCAAATCGGCATCGGCCACAGCATTCCAGGCATCTTCATCCCACAATTGAAATTTATTGAGCTGACCAACCAACATCGCGCGCTTGTCTAACTTGGCGTATTCGCGCAGACGCGGCGGAACCAGGAAACGACCACTGGCATCCAGCTCAAGGTCAACAGCATTGCCAATCAGCAAGCGCTGCAAACGACGGTTTTCTTCACGAAAGGAGGCGAGCTCGCGGAGTTTGGCTTCAATCAGCTCCCACTCGGACAGGGGATAGACACAGAGGCAAGGGTCAATAGCATCAATCGTGACGATCAGCTGGCCAGCGGCACGCGACACAAGCTCATCCCGATACCGACTTGGCATCGCGAGTCGCCCTTTGGCGTCGAGACTGATGGCGTTTGCTCCGCGAAACACGATTGCGCTTCCCCTTTTTTATTAGCTATCCGTGCCTAAAAAACCCACTTCGTGCCACTTCTTACCACTTGCGCACACTATAGGAACGCACGCCCCCACCGTCAAGGCGCGCTTGGCGGGAAAAACCCTTATAGAACGGCGATTTAGCGAACTTTGAGAGAGGCAAAACGGAGAAACAACACGAAGAAGCAGGCACAAAAATGAGCTTATGCAGCGCGTTGAACCACGAAGTTAAAGTAGTTTGTTAAGAGTAAGATTTTTTCGGTCTTAGAAAGGAGGCGAAACAGTGAAGCGGATAAATGAGGAAGGTGGAGAGTCGATCTGTAAGCCGGGTTCTGTCGAGGACAGTCATTCCTCTACGACGTACATCACTGCACGCCTTTAGCAACCTACCCGGTTCCAGCGCGGGCCACGCCAATGGAACCCTATTTGGTCTTGCTCCGAGTGGGGTTTGCCTAGCCACGAACTGTTACCAGTCGCGCGGTGCGCTCTTACCGCACCTTTTCACCCTTACCGGCACCGAAGTGCTTAGGCGGTTATTTTCTGTGGCACTTTCCGTAGGCTCACGCCTCCCAGGCGTTACCTGGCACTCCGCCCTATGGAGCCCGGACTTTCCTCCCCCGCATTTCGCAGAACGAAACACGGCAGCGACTGTCCGATCGACTCTCCGCGGGCAAGGTTAACGGCACGCGCCCCATAGGACAAGGTTTAAACGTCTTTCTGCTGCTCCAGGGCCACCTGATAGAGCAAGTTTTTGCGCACCCCAGTTATCTCCGCCGCCAGTGCTGCCGCGCGTTTGAGCGGCATTTCCGCCAGTAACAGATTGAGCACGCGCACGGCCTCGGCACTGACAGCATCCTCACCCTCCGGCGCCTGCCACCCCGCCACCAGCACCACACATTCGCCGCGCTGCTGGTTACTGTCCGAAGCTACCCAAGCCGCCAGCTCGGCCAGCGGCATGCCTTTGAGCGTCTCGAAGGTTTTGGTCAGCTCGCGCGCCAGCAGCGCAGGACGCTCATCACCAAACACCGCCTGCATATCCTGCAGACACTCGAGAATGCGGTGCGGCGCCTCATAGAAGATCAGCGTGCGCGGCTCTTCCTTTACCTGCTCAAGTCGCGCGCGACGCCCAGCTGACTTGGCTGGCAGGAAACCTTCAAAAATAAAACGATCCGACGGTAAGCCCGCAGCAGAGAGCGCAGCAATCAGTGCACAAGCGCCCGGCACTGGCACCACCGCAATGCCGGCTGCACGCGCCTGACGCACCAGGTGATAGCCGGGATCCGAAATCAGCGGCGTACCGGCATCGGATATCAGCGCCACATCGTCACCCGCCAACATACGCGCTAAAAAACGCCCACCCTGATCGCGCTCATTGTGCTCGTGACAAGCAGTTAAGGGCGTACCAATACCGAAGTGCTGCATCAGCCGAGCCGAATGGCGGGTGTCTTCTGCGGCAATCAGGGCCACATTGCGCAGGATGGTTAGCGCTCGCGCACTGATGTCATCCAGATTGCCAATAGGTGTAGCAACCACATAAAGACTGCCCAAAGGCGCATTTGCAGCAGCGGAAGTGGTCACAGCACAGCCTCTTTAAATCAGCAAAGCGGGCATTGTAGCCCGTTTCCAACCTTCGACATCGCGTCACCCGGCGGGCTTGGGTACAATTCGACGCTCAATTTGATCAAGTATCAGGAACGCCCCACATGCCCACCCGCCTGATCGCCCAACTGCGCCCCCTTTCTATCCTCTGCCTTGCCGGCCTGATCGCAGCCTGCGCCAGCCAGCCCTCCTCAACTCTGGGCGAGTTGCCGCGCACGCCGCAAGCCAGCATCGAACAGCTGCTGCAGCAAGCAGCGCAAAGCCCAGCCGAGCAGGCCGCGCCACTGCGCTTGTCGGCCGCCAACCTGGCCTATACCCAAAAAGACTTCGCTCGCGCCAGCAGCATTCTTGAGCAGGTCCAGCTGGAAAGCCTGAAACCGGCCCAGCAAATCTACGCAAGCACCCTGCGCGCAGAGCTAGATATGGGCCGCAACAAGCCCAAAGCGGCCCTGCAAGCCCTGAAT encodes the following:
- the ftsL gene encoding cell division protein FtsL; protein product: MSALFAKPLPGGSMLMLLLFVAVLASAIGVSYSAHWNRQLLNELYAELSVRDKAQAEWGRLILEQSTWTAHNRIETLATERLGMRIPDAAEVRMVAP
- the rsmI gene encoding 16S rRNA (cytidine(1402)-2'-O)-methyltransferase; this translates as MGSLYVVATPIGNLDDISARALTILRNVALIAAEDTRHSARLMQHFGIGTPLTACHEHNERDQGGRFLARMLAGDDVALISDAGTPLISDPGYHLVRQARAAGIAVVPVPGACALIAALSAAGLPSDRFIFEGFLPAKSAGRRARLEQVKEEPRTLIFYEAPHRILECLQDMQAVFGDERPALLARELTKTFETLKGMPLAELAAWVASDSNQQRGECVVLVAGWQAPEGEDAVSAEAVRVLNLLLAEMPLKRAAALAAEITGVRKNLLYQVALEQQKDV
- the mraZ gene encoding division/cell wall cluster transcriptional repressor MraZ yields the protein MFRGANAISLDAKGRLAMPSRYRDELVSRAAGQLIVTIDAIDPCLCVYPLSEWELIEAKLRELASFREENRRLQRLLIGNAVDLELDASGRFLVPPRLREYAKLDKRAMLVGQLNKFQLWDEDAWNAVADADLAAIKQPGALSDDLRDLIL
- the rsmH gene encoding 16S rRNA (cytosine(1402)-N(4))-methyltransferase RsmH, with translation MTITSNFRHITVLLDEAVEGLAVRADGCYLDGTFGRGGHSRLILEKLGPDGRLLGFDKDPLAIATGNALAAEDGRFVVVQRSFAELGDELAQRDLGGKVSGILLDLGVSSPQLDDAERGFSFMHDGPLDMRMNPDAGVSAAEFIAHAAEEEIARVLKEYGEERFAKRMARAVVLRRAEQPFTRTADLAQVLTVANPAWEKGKNPATRAFQGLRIYINNELGDLESGLDAALESLEVGGRLVVISFHSLEDRIVKLFMRKHAKGERDTLPRDLPIIPQAFEPRLKLMGKPVFASEAELAANPRSRSAVMRIAEKLR
- a CDS encoding peptidoglycan D,D-transpeptidase FtsI family protein; the protein is MIGLEGALYPWRFRLVLLVLVLMVGAIAWRIVDLQVFDQRFLQAHGDARSVRHIPIPAHRGLITDRNGEPLAVSTPVTTLWANGKELQSGKAQWAELAAALGQEPKAFNVRLQANAEREFMYLVRGLTPEQGQRILDLKVPGVYGIEEFRRFYPAGEVAAHVVGFTDIDDRGREGMELAFEDWLAGVPGKRQVLKDRRGRLIKDVQVAQNAKAGKTLALSIDLRLQYLAHRELRNALIEFGAKAGSLVMVDVRTGEVLAMVNQPTYNPNNRRSLQPAAMRNRAMIDVFEPGSTMKPFSMSAALESGRWKATDTVDVYPGTLKIGKYTIRDVSRSTGPLTLTDILIKSSNVGMSKIAFDIGGQSIFEVMQQVGLGQDTGLGFPGERVGNLPNYREWRKAETATLSYGYGLSVTAVQLAHAYSVLANNGRSTHLSLARVDRKPDSVQVIPEAIATVIQGMLQQVIEAPGGVYRAKVPGYHVAGKSGTARKASVSSRGYKDNAYRSLFAGFGPVSDPRIAVAIVIDEPSQGGYYGGLVSAPVFGKVMAGALRLMNVAPDNLPPPEPVKVETAAVDPLKGGRI